Genomic DNA from Propionispora hippei DSM 15287:
CGGATTTTTCGCTTCGCCGGCCGTTACGCCGACCAGTTCAATACCCAGATAGGAAAACATGACCATCACGCAGGCCATCGCCATCCCTTCCACCCCATGAGGGAAAAAGCCCTGATTAATCCAGAGATTGGATATGCCGATCGCCACGCCGCCATTACCCAGTCCAAACAGAATCATACCCGCTCCGATGATAATCATCGCCAGGATAGTAACTATCTTGATCAGCGCGAACCAAAACTCAAACTCTCCAAACGCACGGACGCTGATAATATTTACACCGGTCATTGCCACAAGCGCCAGCAGCGCCGGAATCCACTGCGGCACTTCCGGCAGCCAGTAAGTCACATACACTCCGACGGCGGTAATTTCGGCCATACAGGTAACCACCCACATAAACCAGTAGGTCCAGCCGGTAATATAGCCATACACCGGTCCTAAAAAAATATGGGCATGGGCACTGAACGAACCGGAGACTGGATAAGCAACAGCTACTTCGCCTAAAGCCCGCATAATATAAAACATAATAAGTCCCGCCAGCACATACACCAGCATCAACGACGGTCCGGCCGTCTTGATAGCGGCCCCTGAGCCTAAAAACAAGCCAACACCGATAGCTCCGCCCAGTGCGATCAGTTGAATATGCCGCTCCTCCAGACCGCGATGCAGTTCTTCCTGCAAAGCACTTTCTCTCTTCATGGCAATCTCCCCATTCATTCAAAAAAGTAAACTTC
This window encodes:
- a CDS encoding amino acid permease, which encodes MKRESALQEELHRGLEERHIQLIALGGAIGVGLFLGSGAAIKTAGPSLMLVYVLAGLIMFYIMRALGEVAVAYPVSGSFSAHAHIFLGPVYGYITGWTYWFMWVVTCMAEITAVGVYVTYWLPEVPQWIPALLALVAMTGVNIISVRAFGEFEFWFALIKIVTILAMIIIGAGMILFGLGNGGVAIGISNLWINQGFFPHGVEGMAMACVMVMFSYLGIELVGVTAGEAKNPEKSLPAAIDKVFWRILIFYVGALFVIMSLYPWNQIGTMGSPFVLTFNKLGIRAAAGIINFVVLTAALSSCNSGLFSTGRMLYNLALQDKAPAAFRQLSNDQVPVRGILVSAVFLLIGVVLNYLIPAHVFTYVTSVATFGALWIWGVILLVQKKYRQTLTDEQIGQIKYPMPHTPFSTWAGLVFLLFVVFVMFMDADTRVALYIAPVWFGLVVASYYGLGMNKKDNQPEKQ